The following coding sequences lie in one Heyndrickxia oleronia genomic window:
- a CDS encoding HAD family hydrolase — protein MIQAVLFDLFETLISEWRNGKREKGHMFHEIGLNEELFKKEWHKRLDKRMDGTFSNYRSVLIDILRAQNMPIDLKVLDAAQKQRERVKSLPFEQINEEIIGCLSELKRQGIKIGLISNCTPEEITAWEACTLSQYFDDVIFSYKVKCAKPNPEIYLMACKNLKVEPEKVIFIGDGGSNELFGAEQVGMIPYQATWFLSESRKENINIYPKLTHPSELITIIRGEA, from the coding sequence TTGATCCAAGCAGTGTTATTTGATTTATTTGAAACACTTATTTCGGAATGGAGAAATGGAAAAAGAGAGAAAGGCCATATGTTCCATGAAATTGGCTTGAATGAGGAACTATTCAAAAAAGAGTGGCATAAGCGTTTAGATAAGAGAATGGATGGTACATTTTCTAATTACCGAAGTGTGTTGATTGACATTTTAAGAGCCCAAAATATGCCGATTGATCTAAAAGTGCTAGACGCTGCGCAAAAGCAAAGAGAAAGAGTAAAATCACTTCCATTTGAACAAATCAATGAGGAAATCATAGGGTGCTTGTCCGAACTTAAGCGACAAGGGATCAAAATAGGGCTAATCAGTAATTGTACACCAGAGGAGATAACTGCATGGGAGGCATGTACACTCTCTCAGTACTTTGATGATGTCATTTTTTCCTATAAGGTGAAGTGTGCCAAACCAAACCCAGAAATCTATTTAATGGCATGCAAAAATTTAAAGGTTGAACCTGAAAAGGTTATTTTTATTGGTGACGGTGGATCAAATGAATTATTCGGTGCTGAACAAGTGGGAATGATCCCTTATCAAGCCACATGGTTTCTTTCTGAAAGTAGAAAGGAAAACATAAATATTTATCCTAAATTAACGCATCCTTCGGAATTAATTACGATCATTAGAGGTGAGGCATGA
- a CDS encoding ABC transporter ATP-binding protein codes for MKVLTVKNLSKVYKGNIDYEALRQIDLSINEGEFVGIMGPSGSGKTTLLNMISTIDRPTSGEIQIAGENPFQLSHKKLAIFRRRELGFVFQSFNLLPTLTVKENIVLPLTLDGVDLNEMNTKVNTFAEKLGITAILNKRTYEISGGQAQRTAIARALINHPKLILADEPTGNLDSKAAKDVMELLEKLNNEEKSTMLLVTHDALAASYCDRVIFIKDGQLDHEIQASHNRSDFYQKIIERLSILGGTSNEHATIRN; via the coding sequence ATGAAAGTGTTGACTGTAAAGAATCTTAGCAAAGTATATAAAGGGAATATTGATTACGAAGCTCTCCGTCAAATTGACCTTTCCATTAATGAAGGGGAATTTGTTGGAATTATGGGCCCTTCTGGGAGTGGAAAGACGACTTTATTAAATATGATTTCAACGATTGATCGACCTACCTCCGGGGAAATTCAGATTGCTGGGGAGAATCCTTTTCAATTATCCCATAAAAAACTAGCTATTTTCCGCAGACGTGAATTGGGCTTTGTCTTCCAATCATTTAATCTTCTTCCCACTTTAACTGTAAAGGAGAATATTGTTCTTCCCCTTACACTTGATGGGGTCGATCTAAATGAAATGAATACAAAGGTGAATACATTTGCCGAAAAACTAGGGATTACAGCTATTTTAAATAAACGGACATATGAAATATCAGGTGGGCAAGCCCAACGAACTGCCATTGCACGTGCCTTGATCAACCATCCGAAGCTAATTTTGGCAGATGAGCCTACTGGAAATCTCGATTCGAAGGCGGCAAAAGATGTCATGGAGCTTTTAGAAAAGCTGAACAACGAAGAAAAATCTACCATGTTACTTGTTACACATGATGCATTAGCAGCTAGCTACTGTGATCGTGTCATCTTTATAAAAGATGGACAACTCGATCACGAAATTCAAGCGAGTCATAATCGCTCTGATTTCTATCAAAAAATAATTGAAAGGCTATCAATTCTAGGGGGGACATCAAATGAACATGCGACAATTCGCAACTAA
- a CDS encoding zinc-dependent alcohol dehydrogenase family protein: MKAKSVICHEFGKPEDVLYVVNRRVNPPAEGEVLVRMLLSPINPSDLIPVRGSYSHRISLPMVPGYEGVGVVEEVGTSVSQNLLGKRVLPLRGDGTWQDFVKVPSEWLVPIPPSINDQTAAQLYINPLTALVICQEVLCLGSGDVLLMNAAGSAIGRIFAQLSMIFGFQFIAVTRNSNDTQELLQLGAAHVIDTSCSSLKESVMEITSGRGVSAAIDSIGGIEGTQLVDCLQPHGNYLAIGLLSGIPIQWQEVSKRTAVNVKLFHLRHWNKQVSPYDWQEKFHQIMNFVKEQRLKITMPEIYFDLLNVREAVVEAESPNRKGKKVFLKMGHEDGSEK, translated from the coding sequence TTGAAAGCAAAAAGTGTGATTTGTCATGAGTTTGGAAAACCAGAGGACGTTCTTTATGTGGTGAATAGAAGAGTTAATCCGCCGGCAGAGGGGGAAGTTCTCGTTCGGATGTTGCTGAGTCCGATTAATCCTTCCGATTTAATTCCGGTAAGAGGCTCGTATTCTCATCGTATTTCATTGCCAATGGTGCCTGGGTATGAGGGAGTAGGGGTTGTGGAGGAAGTAGGTACATCTGTATCTCAAAATCTATTAGGGAAGCGGGTTCTCCCATTAAGAGGTGATGGGACGTGGCAGGATTTTGTAAAGGTTCCGTCCGAATGGTTGGTACCGATTCCGCCATCTATTAACGATCAAACTGCGGCCCAATTATATATCAACCCATTAACAGCTTTGGTGATTTGTCAGGAAGTTTTATGTTTGGGATCCGGGGATGTTTTACTTATGAATGCGGCTGGTTCTGCAATTGGACGGATTTTTGCTCAGCTATCGATGATATTTGGCTTTCAATTTATAGCGGTTACGAGGAATTCGAATGATACACAGGAGCTCCTTCAACTAGGTGCAGCACATGTAATCGATACATCTTGCTCCTCACTTAAGGAATCGGTAATGGAAATAACGAGTGGGCGTGGGGTGAGTGCAGCAATTGATTCAATTGGAGGTATAGAGGGTACCCAGTTAGTTGATTGTTTGCAACCTCATGGAAACTATTTAGCGATTGGGCTTTTATCGGGAATTCCAATTCAGTGGCAGGAAGTTTCAAAACGGACGGCAGTCAATGTTAAATTATTTCACCTTCGCCATTGGAACAAGCAAGTATCGCCATATGATTGGCAAGAAAAATTTCATCAAATAATGAACTTCGTCAAGGAGCAACGTCTAAAAATTACAATGCCGGAAATATATTTTGATTTGTTAAACGTACGGGAAGCAGTAGTAGAAGCGGAATCCCCTAATAGGAAGGGGAAAAAAGTCTTTTTGAAAATGGGGCATGAAGATGGATCAGAAAAGTAA
- a CDS encoding nucleotidyltransferase family protein produces the protein MLNNKEDILKLIQEDVWMMDILRAVQTLHLPDWWVCAGFVRSKIWDTLHHVKDRTPLADVDVIYFDPERIDEQEEKRLEGKLRSLLPDVPWSVKNEARMHTVNGIPPYTSSVDAIAKFPETATALGVKLDDDQQLILAAPCGVSDVINMLIKPTAYFKENEERRSIYENRIVAKDWQSVWENITVHHW, from the coding sequence ATGCTAAATAATAAAGAGGATATCCTCAAATTAATCCAAGAGGATGTATGGATGATGGATATTTTACGTGCAGTACAAACCCTTCATTTACCTGATTGGTGGGTATGTGCAGGATTTGTCCGGTCGAAGATTTGGGATACGCTTCATCATGTTAAGGATCGGACCCCATTAGCAGATGTTGATGTCATATATTTTGATCCGGAGAGGATAGATGAGCAGGAAGAAAAGAGGTTAGAAGGAAAGCTGAGGAGCTTACTTCCAGATGTACCATGGTCTGTGAAAAATGAGGCAAGGATGCACACGGTTAATGGTATTCCACCATATACTTCCTCAGTGGATGCTATAGCAAAATTTCCTGAAACAGCCACGGCTTTAGGGGTGAAGTTGGATGATGACCAGCAGCTTATTTTGGCAGCCCCTTGTGGAGTTTCGGATGTAATCAATATGTTGATCAAGCCAACTGCTTATTTTAAGGAGAATGAAGAACGAAGAAGCATTTATGAAAATAGAATTGTTGCGAAAGATTGGCAATCTGTTTGGGAGAACATTACTGTCCATCATTGGTAA
- a CDS encoding DinB family protein, giving the protein MKHPVIEMYEYHVWANAVIIERLKELPQEIYHQETNSGFSSIAKVLSHIYQVDYAWFEIIKGMSMKEAMSDAFQKGEQLEVKAIEDMEAGYLELSEQNKAFLNQLDDIEKKLVVDNPYAGILETSISESVLHIVTHGSYHRGNIATMLRQLGQTSVMQDYGLYLYAKQKK; this is encoded by the coding sequence ATGAAACATCCTGTCATTGAAATGTATGAGTATCATGTTTGGGCAAATGCTGTGATTATTGAACGTTTGAAGGAGCTTCCTCAAGAGATTTATCATCAGGAAACAAATAGTGGCTTTTCCTCTATCGCGAAAGTGCTGTCACATATTTATCAAGTTGATTATGCATGGTTTGAGATTATAAAGGGTATGAGTATGAAGGAAGCAATGAGTGATGCCTTCCAAAAAGGTGAACAGCTGGAAGTGAAAGCTATTGAGGATATGGAAGCAGGTTACTTGGAATTATCGGAGCAAAACAAAGCTTTTCTGAACCAGTTAGATGATATAGAAAAGAAGCTAGTCGTCGATAATCCTTATGCTGGAATACTCGAAACGTCTATTTCTGAATCTGTATTACATATTGTTACCCATGGTTCCTATCATCGTGGAAACATTGCCACGATGCTTCGGCAATTAGGGCAAACATCCGTCATGCAGGATTATGGACTTTATCTATATGCAAAACAAAAAAAATAA
- a CDS encoding aminoglycoside adenylyltransferase domain-containing protein — translation MVEQFLDKVCSLFERHLKSNLIGVYLHGSLAMGCFQPQKSDVDILVIVKEKLSKEKKKGLIQDILQLEDYNLEMSVLVEKDIIDFKHPSPFELHYSQVHRDRYLQDPDYLCGDTVDPDLAAHLVVTYERGICLLGKPVKSVFKKIDRSYYIQSIVFDIDNSVQEIIYNPVYYILNLCRVLYYLSEGVVSSKKEGGEWGEKMVPHEYKELISKALSQYINPKFSGFGVNDILLKEFATYMLQEIKSFELT, via the coding sequence GTGGTTGAACAATTTTTGGATAAGGTTTGTTCGCTATTCGAGAGGCATCTAAAGTCAAATTTAATAGGAGTTTATTTACATGGATCACTAGCAATGGGGTGTTTTCAACCTCAAAAAAGTGATGTAGATATTTTAGTTATTGTGAAAGAGAAACTTTCTAAGGAGAAAAAGAAGGGGCTTATTCAAGATATTTTGCAATTGGAGGACTATAACCTAGAGATGAGTGTTTTAGTAGAAAAAGATATCATCGATTTCAAGCATCCTTCACCATTTGAGCTACATTATTCACAGGTACATAGGGATAGATATTTACAAGATCCTGATTATCTTTGTGGGGATACCGTTGATCCGGATCTGGCAGCGCATCTTGTTGTTACCTATGAAAGGGGAATCTGTCTTTTAGGAAAACCAGTGAAATCTGTCTTTAAGAAGATCGATCGAAGCTATTATATTCAATCAATTGTTTTTGATATTGACAATTCGGTTCAAGAAATTATCTATAATCCCGTGTACTATATACTTAATCTATGTAGAGTGCTTTATTATTTATCAGAGGGTGTAGTCTCTTCTAAAAAAGAAGGCGGTGAATGGGGAGAGAAAATGGTTCCTCATGAATATAAAGAATTAATTTCAAAGGCTCTATCTCAATATATAAATCCAAAATTTAGTGGATTTGGAGTGAATGATATATTACTAAAGGAATTTGCCACGTATATGTTGCAGGAAATTAAGTCATTTGAGCTGACTTGA
- a CDS encoding MarR family winged helix-turn-helix transcriptional regulator, which yields MKYEPLNNLGVFIHSVDLEITSFVNKKLADFQLTSEQNLIMAILWEQEGVSQNEIALRLNKDKSSVARMIVTLEKKGYIHRTICQKDRRSIEVFLTEKGKMLGKEVIPINQNIINTISKGMTEEEVIQLQRLLTKVRENVAEL from the coding sequence TTGAAATATGAACCATTAAATAATTTAGGTGTATTCATTCATTCGGTTGATTTAGAAATTACTAGCTTTGTGAATAAAAAGCTTGCGGATTTCCAGTTAACATCGGAACAAAATTTAATTATGGCTATTCTTTGGGAACAAGAGGGAGTATCTCAAAATGAGATTGCCTTAAGGTTAAATAAGGATAAATCAAGTGTTGCTAGAATGATTGTTACTCTTGAAAAGAAAGGTTACATTCATCGAACAATTTGCCAAAAGGATCGACGCTCGATTGAAGTGTTTCTCACTGAAAAGGGAAAAATGCTTGGGAAAGAAGTTATCCCGATTAACCAGAATATTATTAACACAATAAGTAAGGGGATGACTGAGGAAGAAGTCATTCAATTACAAAGACTTTTGACAAAAGTTCGTGAGAATGTGGCTGAACTTTAA
- a CDS encoding pirin family protein, with translation MNENKAIFQRAVKDHWYVNYQQNGYPHVQQGFVLHPERLKEFDPFILMADDWFKRGTFSDHPHRGFQTITYVIDGRLEHIDNAGGHSILDAGDVQYMNAGWAARHAEEAVDDDLIHTLQLWLNLPKELKNTKTTYQDIRLEDVPHVPFDGGVVKVYSGDIEGVKGPLDSMVPITMSEINVAAGATYIHRIPENHNAFLYVLSGEVELGTNEIALGKTGVATFTFNESGQQGSELVIKGNQRSKVLVYSGVPINEEVVAYGPFVMNTMDEIRQAYRDFNAGKFGPPAE, from the coding sequence ATGAATGAAAACAAAGCAATTTTCCAACGAGCAGTTAAAGACCATTGGTATGTAAACTATCAGCAAAATGGGTATCCACACGTTCAACAAGGATTTGTATTGCATCCTGAACGATTAAAAGAGTTTGACCCTTTTATACTGATGGCAGATGATTGGTTTAAACGTGGTACTTTTTCAGACCATCCTCATCGAGGATTTCAAACGATTACTTATGTAATAGATGGCAGGCTGGAGCATATTGATAATGCTGGCGGCCACTCTATACTCGATGCAGGAGATGTTCAATATATGAATGCCGGCTGGGCAGCACGGCATGCAGAAGAGGCTGTAGATGATGATTTAATCCACACATTACAATTGTGGTTGAACCTACCAAAGGAGTTAAAGAATACGAAAACAACGTATCAGGATATTCGTTTAGAAGATGTACCACATGTGCCTTTTGATGGGGGAGTTGTAAAAGTCTATTCTGGTGATATCGAGGGCGTAAAGGGACCACTTGATAGTATGGTGCCAATCACTATGTCTGAAATCAATGTTGCTGCTGGAGCAACATATATACATCGTATTCCCGAAAATCATAATGCCTTTCTATATGTGTTATCTGGGGAGGTTGAATTAGGTACAAATGAAATAGCACTAGGCAAAACAGGTGTGGCAACATTTACCTTTAATGAATCCGGGCAGCAAGGTAGCGAATTAGTAATCAAGGGAAACCAACGTTCAAAGGTATTAGTCTATTCTGGGGTTCCTATAAATGAAGAGGTAGTGGCGTATGGCCCGTTTGTAATGAATACAATGGATGAGATTCGCCAAGCCTATCGCGATTTTAATGCTGGAAAGTTTGGACCACCAGCGGAGTAA
- a CDS encoding helix-turn-helix domain-containing protein, translated as MKYQQIIQKAIDYIEENLHRPLSIDLVASVCGFSKFHFLRVFQNEVGMTIGDYIRIRRLTNSARMLIDTNESIINIAFYFGFGAPEAFTRAFKKLYHMPPGEYRRAMNIILNKNGGENMEQQKQEIKGWFLTGTSPHNYEMGLDTKNVHQGKASGYIRSRSVATIEEFATMMQQFKAKKYIGQRLKFSAFVKSEKVDGYCGLWMRIDNAAGDVLQFDNMSNRPIVKDTNWNLYSIVLDIPENSAVIAFGVILSGRGHVWLDQCKFEVVDEKTPTTNIEMAYELLDEPVNLSFDM; from the coding sequence TTGAAATACCAGCAAATTATTCAGAAAGCTATTGATTATATTGAGGAAAACTTACACCGTCCGCTTTCGATTGATTTAGTAGCTAGTGTTTGTGGATTTTCAAAATTTCATTTTTTAAGAGTCTTCCAGAATGAAGTTGGTATGACGATAGGTGACTATATTCGAATAAGAAGATTGACCAATTCTGCAAGAATGTTAATAGATACGAATGAATCGATTATTAATATAGCTTTTTATTTTGGCTTTGGGGCACCTGAAGCATTTACACGTGCATTTAAAAAGTTATACCATATGCCACCAGGGGAATATAGGAGAGCAATGAATATTATTTTGAATAAAAATGGAGGAGAAAACATGGAACAACAAAAACAAGAAATAAAAGGTTGGTTTCTTACAGGAACGAGTCCGCATAATTACGAGATGGGGCTAGATACAAAAAATGTCCACCAAGGAAAAGCTTCAGGTTATATCCGATCAAGGTCAGTGGCAACCATTGAAGAATTTGCAACAATGATGCAGCAGTTTAAAGCAAAAAAATACATTGGACAAAGGCTTAAATTTTCTGCCTTTGTCAAATCTGAAAAGGTAGATGGATATTGCGGATTATGGATGAGAATAGACAATGCGGCGGGTGATGTCCTGCAATTTGATAATATGAGTAATCGTCCGATTGTAAAGGATACCAATTGGAATCTATATTCCATTGTGCTTGATATCCCTGAAAATAGTGCAGTTATCGCTTTTGGCGTCATACTTTCTGGACGAGGTCATGTTTGGTTAGATCAATGTAAGTTTGAGGTAGTTGATGAAAAAACACCAACGACGAATATTGAAATGGCTTATGAATTGCTGGATGAACCAGTGAATTTGTCATTTGATATGTAG
- a CDS encoding AraC family transcriptional regulator, producing the protein MLQEFNHLMDYIETHLTEDISGKEISKIVGLSDYHFKRMFSYMAGMSLSEYIKNRRLSVANVELINGAKVTDIAYKYGYQSIEGFSRAFREWSGFLPSEVAKNKIQKSFPKFSFYIDIRGGKSMEFKIEKKEKFNIVGVSKKVPIQFEGENKAILELAQSISDQQKKEMHQLADLYPHRVLNVSYDFDDGYLEEKGSLTHMIGFATTKENPFDHLEQITIEESLWAIFPNQGPFPTTLQETTAKIYSEWLPSSDYKLVELPGISFTEYNSTSENVYCEIWIAVKKKS; encoded by the coding sequence ATGTTACAGGAATTCAATCACTTAATGGATTATATAGAAACGCATTTAACAGAGGATATTTCTGGTAAAGAGATATCAAAAATTGTAGGACTATCTGATTATCATTTTAAGAGAATGTTTTCGTATATGGCTGGAATGTCATTGAGTGAATATATCAAAAACAGAAGGCTATCAGTTGCAAATGTTGAATTAATTAACGGAGCAAAAGTGACAGATATTGCCTATAAATATGGCTATCAATCAATCGAAGGATTTTCAAGAGCCTTTCGTGAATGGAGTGGTTTTTTACCTTCAGAAGTAGCTAAAAACAAAATTCAAAAATCATTTCCCAAATTTTCATTTTATATCGATATAAGAGGAGGAAAATCTATGGAATTCAAAATCGAAAAGAAAGAGAAATTTAATATAGTAGGTGTTTCAAAAAAAGTGCCCATTCAATTCGAAGGTGAGAATAAAGCTATCTTAGAACTCGCCCAGTCTATTTCCGATCAACAAAAAAAGGAAATGCACCAATTAGCCGATTTATATCCTCATCGAGTTTTGAATGTGTCTTATGATTTTGATGATGGCTACCTAGAGGAAAAAGGATCTTTAACTCATATGATTGGTTTTGCAACTACAAAAGAAAATCCATTTGATCATTTAGAGCAAATTACAATTGAAGAAAGTTTATGGGCAATCTTCCCTAATCAAGGTCCATTTCCTACTACACTTCAAGAAACTACTGCAAAAATTTACTCTGAATGGCTGCCTTCTTCAGATTATAAATTAGTAGAACTACCTGGAATTTCTTTCACAGAGTACAATAGTACATCGGAAAATGTATATTGTGAAATTTGGATAGCAGTAAAGAAAAAAAGTTAA
- a CDS encoding FtsX-like permease family protein: MNMRQFATNNVLRNKRTYLAHFLSSAFSVMIFFIYAMLLFHPDLQGELKATSPMIASLGSMGIKTAQVIIFIFSFFFLLYSVSAFLKLRKKEFGILMILGMSRKQFHRLLFVENMIIGFASIIVGIVVGIVFSKLLLIICAHILAIQAGLKFYLPLKAAFMTAGAFLLLFLLISLFTSRVIRKGTVVELVKSEEKPKPEPKASPWLSFLAVLCLVLGYGMVLWFAIMQVFSFKLLLSGVALTIVGTYFLFTQFSVYTIHNLKKKEKFFFKKTNMLTISELMYRIKDNAVMFFLVAVISASAFTGIGTCLALGNSGLSEMTNPYAFSYTSTDEKTEKQKVQQIETELKKGDFPFKIGSYTPLFSSNGVTLIKLSDYNSLAKALGYQTETVKKNEAIFTPTSVTQKNAWRIKGQKLKQLDVEKGDFSTTFSVKKTLPYIVLPNIGDNTAVVADEIYEKFSRLEKEEESYYFKEIRFVVKDWPKTKEVAQKLNKEMDDYGFSALVLNWLYSKQENGLLFILSGLIGIVFFTFAASFIYFRLYADLNRDEQQYRMISKVGLSRKEMKQIISRQLVLLFFLPFVMALIHSSVAFFALQRLVDFSVLKSSLMIFIAFLSAQIIYFFIARWRYLKHLYKEVM; this comes from the coding sequence ATGAACATGCGACAATTCGCAACTAATAACGTTCTCCGTAATAAGCGAACCTATTTAGCTCATTTCCTAAGTAGTGCTTTCTCGGTCATGATCTTTTTCATCTATGCCATGCTCTTATTTCATCCTGATTTACAGGGAGAGCTTAAAGCAACTAGCCCAATGATTGCCTCATTAGGATCAATGGGGATTAAAACTGCGCAAGTGATTATTTTCATTTTTTCATTTTTCTTTTTGCTATACTCTGTCAGTGCCTTTTTAAAACTACGAAAAAAAGAGTTTGGTATTCTAATGATTCTTGGAATGTCTAGGAAGCAATTTCATCGCCTGCTTTTCGTTGAAAATATGATCATTGGATTTGCCTCTATTATTGTGGGAATTGTTGTAGGGATTGTTTTTTCGAAGCTTCTTTTAATTATCTGTGCACATATTCTTGCTATTCAAGCTGGCTTGAAATTTTACTTGCCTCTAAAAGCAGCTTTCATGACTGCTGGAGCATTTCTCTTACTCTTTCTTTTGATTTCATTATTCACTTCTAGAGTGATTCGCAAAGGAACAGTAGTGGAACTAGTAAAATCAGAAGAGAAGCCAAAGCCTGAACCAAAGGCTTCCCCATGGCTATCTTTTCTTGCTGTACTGTGCCTTGTTTTAGGATATGGGATGGTCCTTTGGTTTGCCATCATGCAGGTTTTTTCATTTAAGTTATTACTCTCTGGAGTTGCCCTAACAATTGTAGGAACCTACTTTTTATTTACACAGTTCAGTGTCTATACCATCCACAACTTAAAGAAAAAAGAAAAGTTCTTTTTTAAGAAAACAAATATGTTAACTATTTCGGAATTAATGTATCGAATAAAGGATAATGCAGTGATGTTTTTCTTAGTAGCTGTCATTTCTGCATCAGCATTTACTGGAATCGGAACATGCTTAGCGCTAGGAAACTCAGGTTTGTCCGAAATGACCAATCCTTATGCATTCAGCTACACATCTACAGATGAAAAAACTGAAAAGCAAAAGGTTCAACAGATTGAAACAGAACTAAAGAAAGGAGATTTTCCATTTAAAATAGGATCTTACACACCCCTTTTCTCTTCAAATGGGGTAACTCTTATAAAGCTAAGTGATTATAATTCTTTGGCTAAAGCACTAGGCTACCAGACAGAAACTGTGAAAAAGAATGAAGCGATATTTACACCTACATCTGTCACTCAGAAAAATGCTTGGAGAATTAAGGGACAAAAACTCAAACAATTAGATGTTGAAAAAGGGGATTTTTCCACCACATTTTCAGTCAAAAAGACATTGCCTTATATCGTATTACCTAATATTGGCGACAACACAGCCGTTGTAGCTGATGAAATATATGAGAAGTTTTCCCGTCTCGAGAAGGAAGAAGAATCCTATTACTTTAAAGAAATTAGATTCGTTGTAAAAGATTGGCCAAAGACCAAGGAAGTAGCACAAAAATTAAATAAAGAGATGGATGATTATGGATTTAGTGCACTTGTGTTAAACTGGTTATATTCCAAGCAAGAGAATGGACTATTATTCATATTAAGCGGTTTAATCGGAATCGTGTTCTTTACTTTTGCAGCAAGCTTCATCTATTTCCGTCTTTATGCAGATTTAAACCGAGATGAACAGCAATATCGTATGATTTCAAAGGTTGGTTTGAGTAGAAAAGAAATGAAACAGATTATTTCACGGCAGTTAGTACTGTTATTTTTCTTGCCCTTTGTCATGGCCCTTATCCATAGCTCTGTTGCCTTTTTTGCCTTGCAAAGACTAGTAGACTTTTCAGTATTGAAATCATCATTAATGATCTTTATTGCATTTTTATCAGCACAGATCATTTACTTTTTTATAGCTCGTTGGCGTTATTTGAAGCATTTATATAAAGAAGTAATGTAA
- a CDS encoding NADPH-dependent FMN reductase, translating to MKIVAIVGSIRKESYNLKLAKYIQTRYAERFDLEILNIKDLPHYDQDIEMNPPEVVTEFKGKVAEADAVLWVTPEFNYSIPGVLKNAIDWLSRVEKVMIGKPSWIMGATMGALGTVRAQQHLRDILFCPGVGSPLLPGNEVYVGAVHEKIDESGNLTHEPTVKFIDLVVDNFINWMNQR from the coding sequence ATGAAAATAGTTGCAATCGTTGGAAGTATTCGTAAGGAATCATATAATTTAAAACTAGCAAAATATATACAAACAAGATATGCAGAACGCTTTGACCTTGAAATACTAAATATTAAGGATCTACCACATTATGATCAAGATATTGAGATGAATCCCCCAGAGGTTGTTACTGAATTTAAAGGAAAAGTAGCTGAAGCCGATGCAGTCCTTTGGGTAACTCCTGAATTCAATTATTCTATTCCAGGTGTGTTAAAGAATGCGATTGATTGGTTATCTCGTGTGGAAAAAGTCATGATTGGGAAACCATCTTGGATCATGGGTGCAACAATGGGAGCTTTAGGTACAGTACGCGCTCAACAACATTTACGTGATATTTTATTCTGTCCAGGTGTAGGATCTCCTTTACTTCCAGGAAACGAAGTATACGTAGGTGCTGTTCATGAAAAAATTGATGAATCAGGGAATCTAACACATGAACCAACAGTTAAGTTTATTGATTTAGTTGTTGATAATTTTATCAACTGGATGAACCAACGATAA
- a CDS encoding phosphotransferase enzyme family protein codes for MDDEGRYFSLYTYLPGRVFSAREIIENPLVPQHFGRTLAMLHQLLSDHPLISQFPTRDVYQSIYHFARKAMDKVESRSDRLDQIYQDLESEFQLKVNNLPKQIIHRDAHLSNFIYGEKDLLGVIDYELAEVNVRIFDLCYCATSVLNEVFHDKKLSTEWFPFVEKLVDSYHQKNPLSKLEYDAIWYVMLAIQSIFMAYFAQIPHLFDHNQAMFLWLFDRKELFKGSVKHAK; via the coding sequence ATTGATGATGAGGGGCGGTATTTTAGTTTATATACCTATTTGCCAGGACGAGTATTTTCTGCAAGGGAAATCATTGAAAATCCACTAGTACCGCAGCATTTTGGTAGAACACTTGCAATGCTCCATCAGTTGTTAAGTGATCATCCCCTCATCAGTCAATTTCCAACTAGAGATGTATATCAATCCATCTATCATTTTGCAAGAAAGGCAATGGACAAGGTAGAAAGCCGAAGTGATCGGTTAGATCAAATTTATCAAGATTTGGAATCAGAATTTCAACTGAAAGTAAATAATCTTCCTAAACAAATTATTCACCGCGATGCCCATCTATCAAATTTTATTTATGGAGAAAAAGATTTACTAGGTGTCATCGATTATGAGCTAGCTGAGGTGAATGTAAGAATTTTTGATCTTTGCTATTGTGCGACGAGTGTTCTTAATGAGGTTTTTCATGATAAAAAATTAAGCACAGAATGGTTTCCTTTTGTAGAAAAATTAGTTGATTCCTATCATCAAAAAAATCCATTAAGTAAGTTAGAATATGACGCAATTTGGTATGTCATGCTTGCCATTCAATCGATTTTTATGGCTTATTTTGCTCAGATTCCCCATCTATTCGATCACAATCAAGCGATGTTTTTATGGCTTTTTGATAGAAAGGAACTTTTCAAAGGAAGTGTTAAACATGCTAAATAA